Proteins encoded within one genomic window of Bacillus sp. SM2101:
- a CDS encoding M14 family metallopeptidase, which translates to MKVIVRKGDTLWYFSQLFQIPLQLIIDSNPHKKPNILSIGDEVKIPGFTLRPYTIKPGDMYWNIAHRFNLATDALLLVNQHVNPNKLNIGQQIYIPIFISNGVIHTNTLYDYQALVRDINKLCKAYPFIKLNEAGKSVLNSNIPELIIGRGPKKVHWNGSFHANEWITTAIIMQFLNEYLLSLTNSGYIRGILTQKLYDSVMLSVVPMVNPDGVNLVINGTPNQMPYKTEVVQINNGSMNFSDWKANIRGVDLNNQYPANWEIEKERKKPKAPAPRDYPGDAPLTEPEAIAMEKLTEIRNFDRVLAFHTQGEEIYWGYEGYEPPYSEAIVKEFVRASGYKAVRYVDSHAGYKDWFIQEWRRSGFTIELGRGINPLPLSQFDEIYNKTVGIFLASMYM; encoded by the coding sequence TTGAAAGTTATAGTAAGAAAAGGTGATACACTATGGTATTTCAGCCAATTATTTCAGATTCCTCTGCAACTTATCATTGATTCCAATCCACATAAGAAGCCTAATATTTTGTCTATTGGAGATGAGGTGAAAATACCAGGCTTTACTTTAAGACCATATACAATTAAACCAGGGGACATGTATTGGAATATTGCGCATAGGTTTAATTTAGCAACCGATGCCTTATTACTCGTAAATCAGCACGTAAATCCAAATAAGTTAAATATTGGCCAACAAATTTATATTCCTATTTTCATTTCAAATGGTGTCATCCATACTAATACCTTATACGATTATCAAGCATTGGTTAGAGATATTAATAAACTATGTAAGGCATACCCATTTATTAAATTAAATGAAGCTGGGAAATCAGTATTAAATTCAAACATACCCGAACTTATCATTGGCAGAGGTCCAAAAAAAGTTCATTGGAACGGTTCTTTTCATGCGAATGAATGGATAACAACAGCTATAATTATGCAATTTTTAAATGAGTATCTGTTATCACTCACAAATAGTGGGTACATTCGTGGAATTTTAACACAGAAGTTATATGATTCAGTTATGCTGTCAGTTGTCCCAATGGTAAATCCTGATGGTGTCAATCTTGTCATTAACGGCACACCAAACCAAATGCCTTATAAAACTGAAGTAGTTCAAATAAATAACGGAAGTATGAATTTTTCTGATTGGAAAGCAAATATTAGAGGTGTTGACCTTAATAATCAATATCCAGCAAATTGGGAAATTGAAAAAGAACGTAAAAAGCCAAAGGCACCAGCTCCTCGAGATTATCCTGGTGATGCCCCATTAACAGAACCTGAAGCAATAGCAATGGAAAAACTAACAGAAATCCGCAATTTTGACAGAGTGCTAGCATTCCATACACAAGGAGAAGAGATTTATTGGGGATATGAAGGTTATGAGCCTCCATACTCAGAAGCAATTGTAAAAGAATTCGTTAGGGCGAGTGGATATAAAGCGGTACGGTACGTTGATAGCCACGCAGGCTACAAAGATTGGTTTATCCAAGAGTGGAGAAGATCAGGTTTTACTATAGAGCTTGGAAGAGGAATAAATCCATTGCCGTTATCTCAGTTTGATGAAATTTATAATAAAACGGTTGGAATCTTTCTAGCTTCTATGTATATGTGA